The proteins below come from a single Malus domestica chromosome 03, GDT2T_hap1 genomic window:
- the LOC103447067 gene encoding IRK-interacting protein-like, whose protein sequence is MASFTTNTNNSQPQENNSNVSNDVRRQEIQAAVAKAVELRALHAALVQGSSPANLRFRSSSPASRPASQFSAQDYPVFTPSYEDEPLPGFQQIPTMNRRLSENCDEYGGLEGNVDETVASNYKENSSSRKGFPSDFANLESHACPAEDHKSVTSSSCANNITVLETSPAKEYFRSRRRNSLGDFNSVSSCNRCKPAIITSESEVGTRNYRNSNSVVPLTDSHSSVRSQPKSRGVISWLFPKLRKKHKNESSPNRTEPEEVSQVYRDLGIMSIETLRKQLTEANEQRDAALMEVSEMRSSLGELKQKMDYLETYCEELKRALRQATHTKNSQIPEKLGNFPKSGKSNDGNAENLMPVSEEVMVEGFLQIVSEARLSVKQFCKILVAQIEVTDNTLVDNLNMLLEPFKLSLSSKHSKEVLYHLEAIINQSLYQDFENCMFQKNGSPKILDPHQARQAQFSSFVALRNLSWNEVLRKGTKYYCEEFSKFCDQKMSCIITTLNWTRPWPEQVLQEFFVATKCIWLLHLLAFSFNPPLGILRVEENRSFDPHYMDDMFMDRQRSLGPSRVKIMVVPGFYVQDRVLRCKVLCRYKSAGSVN, encoded by the exons ATGGCTTCTTTTACTACAAATACTAACAACTCTCAACCCCAAGAGAATAATTCCAATGTCTCAAACGATGTCAGGAGGCAGGAAATCCAAGCCGCCGTTGCCAAAGCAGTGGAGCTGAGAGCTCTCCATGCTGCTCTGGTTCAAGGAAGCAGCCCTGCAAATCTCAGGTTCCGTTCTTCTTCCCCTGCCTCCCGCCCTGCCTCCCAGTTCTCTGCTCAGGACTACCCCGTTTTCACTCCG AGTTATGAAGATGAACCACTGCCCGGATTTCAACAAATTCCGACAATGAATCGAAGGTTATCCGAGAATTGTGACGAGTACGGCGGGCTAGAAGGAAATGTGGATGAAACAGTTGCATCAAATTACAAGGAAAACTCATCTTCAAGAAAAGGGTTTCCTTCCGATTTTGCCAACTTAGAGTCCCATGCTTGTCCAGCCGAGGATCACAAGTCTGTGACAAGCTCTTCATGTGCAAACAATATCACTGTGCTTGAAACATCGCCTGCCAAGGAATACTTCAGGTCGAGAAGGCGAAATAGTTTGGGGGATTTCAACTCGGTTTCATCTTGTAATCGATGCAAGCCTGCGATCATAACAAGCGAATCGGAGGTTGGGACGAGGAACTACAGGAATTCTAACAGTGTTGTGCCGTTGACAGATTCACATTCTTCTGTTCGGTCGCAACCAAAGAGTCGGGGAGTCATTTCGTGGTTGTTTCCCAAGTTAAGGAAGAAGCACAAGAACGAAAGCTCTCCAAACCGAACAGAACCAGAGGAAGTTTCTCAGGTTTATAGGGACTTGGGGATAATGTCAATTGAGACGTTGAGGAAACAGCTCACAGAAGCGAATGAGCAGAGAGATGCCGCGTTAATGGAGGTTTCCGAGATGAGATCTTCGCTCGGGGAGCTGAAACAGAAGATGGACTACTTGGAAACTTACTGTGAAGAGCTGAAGAGAGCTTTGAGACAAGCAACACATACCAAGAATTCCCAAATCCCTGAAAAGCTTGGGAACTTCCCAAAGAGTGGCAAATCCAACGATGGGAATGCAGAGAACCTAATGCCGGTCAGCGAGGAAGTAATGGTGGAAGGTTTCTTACAGATAGTATCAGAAGCAAGACTGTCTGTAAAACAGTTCTGCAAGATCCTTGTAGCGCAGATCGAAGTAACAGATAACACCCTGGTGGATAATTTGAACATGCTTCTCGAGCCGTTCAAATTGTCATTGAGTTCCAAGCACTCCAAGGAAGTGTTGTACCATTTGGAAGCCATCATCAACCAGTCACTCTACCAAGACTTCGAGAACTGTATGTTTCAGAAAAATGGCTCGCCGAAGATTTTAGATCCTCACCAAGCACGCCAAGCGCAGTTTTCTTCGTTCGTTGCCCTCAGAAACTTGAGCTGGAACGAAGTATTAAGAAAGGGAACGAAGTATTACTGCGAAGAATTCAGTAAGTTTTGCGATCAGAAGATGAGTTGCATCATTacaacactaaattggacaagGCCGTGGCCGGAGCAGGTTCTTCAAGAATTCTTTGTTGCTACCAAGTGCATTTGGTTGCTTCATTTGCTTGCATTTTCGTTCAATCCGCCTCTCGGGATTTTGAGGGTGGAGGAGAATAGGAGCTTTGATCCGCATTACATGGATGACATGTTCATGGACAGGCAGAGATCGCTCGGTCCGAGCCGGGTTAAGATTATGGTAGTGCCAGGGTTTTATGTTCAGGATAGGGTTTTAAGGTGTAAGGTTCTTTGCAGATATAAGTCTGCAGGTTCAGTAAATTGA
- the LOC103429814 gene encoding carbamoyl phosphate synthase small chain, chloroplastic-like — MAAAAMELALINPLTLFHPKSPNPSKLRAFTIRCSSAISTTVPDLAERPWKTSDARLVLEDGSIWRAKSFGASGTQVGEVVFNTSLTGYQEIITDPSYAGQFVLMTNPHIGNTGVNFDDEESRKCFLAGLVIRSLSISTSNWRCAETIGDYLAERNIMGIYDVDTRAITRRLRQDGSLIGVLSTEKTKSDEELLEMSRSWDIVGVDLISGVSCKAPHDWVDKTDSEWAFNSSKRDGDAFHVVAYDFGIKHNILRRLASYGCKITVVPSTWPASKTLKMKPDGVLFSNGPGDPSAVPYAVETVKEILGKVPVFGICMGHQLLGLALGGKTFKMKFGHHGGNHPVRNLRTGHVEISAQNHNFAVEAGSLPEGVEVTHVNLNDGSCAGLAYPARHIMSIQYHPEASPGPHDSDYVFSEFIELMKKVKVNA; from the exons ATGGCCGCAGCAGCTATGGAATTAGCTCTTATAAATCCGTTGACTTTATTCCATCCCAAGTCTCCAAACCCATCAAAGCTCAGAGCTTTCACCATCCGATGCTCCTCCGCCATCTCAACCACCGTCCCAG ATTTGGCAGAAAGACCTTGGAAGACCTCAGATGCTAGGCTTGTGCTTGAAGATGGTTCAATCTGGAGAGCGAAGTCGTTTGGCGCTTCAGGGACCCAAGTTGGTGAAGTTGTATTCAATACATCCTTGACTGG GTACCAAGAAATTATTACAGATCCTAGTTATGCTGGCCAATTTGTCCTGATGACAAACCCACATATTGGAAATACTGGTGTAAATTTTG ATGATGAAGAATCAAGGAAATGCTTCCTTGCCGGTCTGGTGATCAGAAGTTTAAGCATCAG TACTTCAAATTGGAGATGTGCAGAAACAATTGGTGATTATTTAGCAGAAAGGAACATCATGGGAATTT ATGACGTTGACACACGTGCTATCACCCGAAGATTAAGGCAAGATGGAAGCCTTATTGGTGTTTTAAGCACAGAAAAGACAAAATCAGATGAAGAACTATTGGAAATGTCTCGTTCGTGGGACATTGTTG GGGTCGATCTAATAAGTGGTGTGTCATGTAAGGCCCCTCATGATTGGGTTGATAAAACAGACTCAGAGTGGGCATTTAACTCCAGTAAAAGAGATGGAGATGCATTTCAT GTGGTTGCATATGATTTTGGAATCAAGCATAATATACTCAGGCGCTTGGCTTCGTATGGTTGTAAAATTACTGTTGTGCCTTCAACATGGCCAGCATCAAAGACTCTTAAAATGAAACCAGATGGGGTCCTTTTCAGCAATGGCCCTGGAGACCCATCTGCTGTTCCCTATGCTGTTGAAACAGTCAAGGAGATTCTTGGGAAGGTTCCAGTTTTTGGAATTTGCATGGGCCATCAGTTGCTTGGCCTGGCATTAGGCGGTAAAACTTTCAAAATGAAGTTTGGCCACCATGGAGGAAATCATCCAGTCCGTAATCTTCGTACTGGACATGTTGAGATAAGTGCTCAG aaCCACAACTTTGCAGTTGAGGCTGGATCACTTCCGGAGGGTGTAGAAGTAACTCATGTCAATctcaatgatggaagttgtgctGGCCTTGCCTATCCTGCACGACACATCATGTCTATTCAGTACCACCCTGAAGCATCTCCAGGACCTCATGATTCGGACTATG TTTTTAGTGAATTTATAGAGCTGATGAAGAAGGTAAAAGTAAATGCATGA
- the LOC103447066 gene encoding histone H3.2 translates to MARTKQTARKSTGGKAPRKQLATKAARKSAPATGGVKKPHRFRPGTVALREIRKYQKSTELLIRKLPFQRLVREIAQDFKTDLRFQSSAVAALQEAAEAYLVGLFEDTNLCAIHAKRVTIMPKDIQLARRIRGERA, encoded by the coding sequence ATGGCTCGCACCAAGCAGACTGCTCGCAAGTCCACCGGAGGCAAAGCCCCAAGGAAGCAGCTGGCCACCAAGGCTGCCCGGAAGTCGGCTCCGGCGACCGGAGGAGTGAAGAAGCCCCACCGCTTCAGGCCCGGAACTGTGGCGCTGAGggagatcaggaagtaccagAAGAGCACTGAGCTCCTGATCCGCAAGCTTCCGTTCCAGAGGCTCGTGAGGGAGATCGCCCAGGACTTCAAGACCGATCTGAGGTTCCAGAGCAGCGCTGTGGCGGCCCTTCAGGAGGCGGCGGAGGCGTACTTGGTTGGTCTGTTCGAGGACACCAACCTTTGCGCGATTCATGCCAAGAGGGTCACAATCATGCCCAAGGACATCCAGCTCGCTCGTAGGATCAGAGGCGAGAGGgcttaa